One window from the genome of Rhodopseudomonas sp. P2A-2r encodes:
- the lpxC gene encoding UDP-3-O-acyl-N-acetylglucosamine deacetylase: protein MKFSRQTTLWSQATVTGVGVHSGSPASLTIGPAPVDSGFIFIRTGLEGPDREVHADAKSVISTEFATVLGDRDGPLVSTAEHILAALRGMGVDNATIEVDGPEVPIMDGSAAAFVAAIDQAGIVEQAARRRYIQVLKPVQVAMGDSFGELRPHAAGFRAEVEINFANPVIGRQTYTLDLNPQSFRRDIGRARTFGCMNDVARLWDAGFALGASFENSVVFDDDRLLNAEGLRYTDECVRHKVLDVVGDLALAGLPLLGAYRSVRGGHKLNHAVLTALIADRSAWKIVEAEPARRPRAEVASGMLGGMVAPAFGPDVS, encoded by the coding sequence ATGAAATTTAGTCGGCAAACAACGCTCTGGTCGCAGGCCACCGTTACGGGCGTCGGCGTTCATTCCGGTTCCCCTGCCAGCCTGACTATTGGACCTGCCCCCGTCGACTCTGGTTTCATCTTCATCCGCACCGGCCTCGAAGGCCCCGACCGCGAAGTTCACGCCGACGCCAAATCCGTCATCTCCACCGAATTCGCCACCGTGCTCGGCGATCGCGATGGCCCGCTGGTCTCCACCGCCGAACATATTCTCGCAGCTTTGCGCGGCATGGGCGTCGACAACGCCACCATCGAAGTCGACGGGCCGGAAGTGCCGATCATGGACGGCTCCGCCGCCGCCTTCGTCGCCGCCATCGATCAGGCCGGCATCGTCGAGCAGGCCGCGCGCCGCCGCTACATCCAGGTTCTCAAGCCCGTGCAGGTCGCCATGGGCGACTCCTTCGGCGAATTGCGGCCCCACGCTGCGGGCTTCCGTGCCGAAGTCGAGATCAATTTCGCCAATCCGGTGATCGGCCGCCAGACCTACACCCTCGATCTCAATCCGCAGAGCTTCCGTCGTGACATCGGTCGTGCCCGCACCTTCGGCTGCATGAACGACGTTGCCCGCCTGTGGGACGCCGGCTTTGCGCTCGGTGCTTCGTTCGAGAATTCGGTGGTGTTCGACGATGACCGCCTGCTGAACGCCGAAGGCCTGCGCTATACCGACGAATGCGTGCGCCACAAGGTGCTCGACGTGGTCGGCGACCTCGCACTGGCCGGCCTGCCGCTGCTGGGTGCCTATCGCTCGGTCCGCGGCGGCCACAAGCTCAACCACGCCGTCCTCACCGCTCTGATCGCCGATCGCTCGGCCTGGAAGATCGTTGAAGCCGAACCGGCCCGCCGTCCGCGCGCCGAAGTCGCCAGCGGAATGCTCGGTGGCATGGTCGCCCCGGCCTTCGGCCCGGACGTTTCCTGA
- a CDS encoding LLM class flavin-dependent oxidoreductase, which produces MIPLSILDLSVVTSGTPPAAALRNSIDLARHADDLGYVRYWLAEHHNLASVASPAPDIMIGQIAAVTKRIRVGSGGVMLPNHAPLVVAERFKMLEALFPGRIDLGLGRAPGTDGATAHALRSRLDARDGDDFLERLSELMLWETREFPAGHPYNNVVAMPNDAPLPPIWLLGSSDYSSELAAQVGMGFAFAHHFASFDAADALVHYRAHFKPSRWRAAPHGILAVAAIVADTDAEAERLATSFDLNRLRRDRGEYLPLASVEEALAYPYTDSDRAKIARHRSRLFVGSPSTVRERLQPLIASSAADELMVITAVYDHEARKKSYSLLAEAFQLRRAAA; this is translated from the coding sequence ATGATCCCCTTGTCCATTCTCGACCTTTCGGTCGTCACCTCCGGCACGCCGCCTGCTGCAGCGCTGCGCAACAGCATCGATCTGGCCCGTCATGCCGACGACCTCGGCTATGTCCGCTACTGGCTCGCCGAGCATCACAACCTGGCCTCGGTGGCGAGCCCCGCGCCGGACATCATGATCGGCCAGATCGCCGCAGTGACGAAGCGCATCCGGGTCGGCTCCGGCGGCGTGATGCTGCCGAACCACGCGCCGTTGGTGGTGGCCGAACGCTTCAAGATGCTGGAGGCGCTGTTTCCCGGCCGCATCGACCTCGGGCTGGGGCGCGCGCCCGGCACCGATGGCGCCACCGCGCATGCGCTGCGCAGCCGGCTCGACGCTCGCGATGGCGATGATTTTCTGGAGCGGCTCAGCGAATTGATGCTGTGGGAGACCCGCGAATTCCCCGCTGGCCATCCCTACAACAACGTCGTGGCCATGCCCAACGATGCGCCGCTGCCGCCGATCTGGCTGCTCGGCTCCAGCGACTACAGTTCGGAACTGGCGGCACAGGTCGGCATGGGCTTCGCCTTTGCCCATCACTTCGCGTCGTTTGATGCCGCCGACGCGCTGGTGCATTACCGCGCCCATTTCAAACCGTCGCGTTGGCGCGCCGCGCCGCACGGCATCCTCGCCGTGGCGGCAATCGTCGCCGACACCGACGCCGAAGCCGAGCGGCTGGCAACTTCGTTCGATCTCAACCGGCTGCGCCGCGACCGCGGCGAATATCTGCCGCTGGCAAGCGTCGAGGAGGCGCTGGCCTATCCCTACACCGACAGCGACCGCGCCAAAATCGCCCGCCATCGGTCGCGGCTGTTTGTCGGCAGCCCTTCTACCGTGCGCGAGAGGCTGCAGCCGCTGATCGCGTCGAGCGCGGCGGATGAACTGATGGTGATCACCGCGGTCTACGACCACGAGGCGCGCAAGAAGTCGTATTCGCTATTGGCCGAGGCGTTTCAGCTGCGGCGAGCGGCGGCGTAG
- a CDS encoding prephenate dehydratase, with protein sequence MTRPMKIAFQGEPGANSHIAIVEAYPDAEPMPCPTFEDALAAISSGEADLGMIPIENSIAGRVADIHHLLPASGLFIIGEWFLPIRHQFMAPRGATLDGIKTVESHVHALGQCRRIIRKLGIKPIVAADTAGSARIVAERGDKSCASLASRLAADIYGLDILAEDVEDESHNTTRFVVLAKEAKWAKQSPDPLVTSFVFQVRNIPAALYKAMGGFATNGVNMTKLESYMVDGNFTATQFYADVDGHPDDTRLAFALEELKFFSKELRILGVYPAHPFRATFGETQT encoded by the coding sequence ATGACAAGACCCATGAAAATTGCATTCCAGGGCGAGCCCGGCGCCAATTCCCACATTGCCATCGTCGAGGCCTATCCCGACGCCGAGCCGATGCCCTGCCCGACCTTCGAGGACGCGCTGGCCGCGATCTCCTCGGGCGAAGCGGACCTCGGCATGATCCCGATCGAGAACTCGATCGCCGGGCGCGTCGCCGACATCCATCATTTGCTGCCGGCCTCTGGCCTGTTCATCATCGGCGAGTGGTTTCTACCGATCCGCCACCAGTTCATGGCGCCGCGCGGCGCGACGCTCGACGGCATCAAGACCGTGGAGAGCCATGTGCACGCGCTCGGCCAATGCCGTCGCATCATCCGCAAGCTCGGCATCAAGCCGATCGTCGCGGCGGACACCGCCGGCTCGGCACGCATCGTCGCCGAGCGTGGCGACAAGAGCTGCGCCTCGCTGGCGTCACGGCTGGCCGCCGACATCTACGGCCTCGATATTCTCGCCGAGGACGTCGAGGACGAGAGCCACAACACCACGCGCTTCGTGGTGCTGGCGAAGGAAGCCAAGTGGGCCAAGCAGAGCCCGGATCCGCTGGTCACGTCGTTTGTGTTCCAGGTCCGCAACATTCCGGCTGCGCTCTACAAGGCCATGGGCGGCTTCGCCACCAACGGCGTCAACATGACCAAGCTGGAAAGCTACATGGTCGACGGCAACTTCACCGCCACGCAGTTCTATGCGGATGTCGACGGCCATCCCGACGACACCCGGCTCGCCTTCGCGCTGGAGGAGCTGAAATTCTTCTCCAAGGAATTGCGCATCCTCGGCGTCTATCCGGCGCATCCGTTTCGCGCGACCTTTGGCGAAACGCAAACCTGA
- the recN gene encoding DNA repair protein RecN has protein sequence MLARLSIRDIVLIERLDIEFSRGLAVLTGETGAGKSILLDAFALALGGRGDANLVRHGVEQGQVTATFDIAKGHPAAVILAANGFEDTGEMILRRVQLADGRTRAFINDQAISVQTLKAVGAALVEIHGQHDERALVDAATHRRLLDAFAGLEKDVAALETLWDARKAALSVLDEHRANMERAARDADYLRHSADELKKLAPKEGEETALAERRTGMMQGEKVSADLREAQDAVSGHHSPVATLAAAVRRLERRAGSAPDLVEPAVKAIDIAINALEEADQHLTAALIKADFDPAELERIEERLFALRAASRKFSTPVDNLAALAKQYSADVASIDAGAGRLQALERAAAEADGRYAAAASKLSMARTKSAEKLNKAVIAELAPLKLERAKFMTQVESDAKSPGPQGIDRVEFWVQTNPGTRAGPLMKVASGGELSRFLLALKVVLSDRGSAPTLVFDEIDTGVGGAVADAIGARLARLAGKVQVMAVTHAPQVAARADQHLLISKDALDRGKRVATRVNTLAADPRREEIARMLAGAEITAEARAAADRLLKGAA, from the coding sequence ATGCTGGCCCGTCTTTCGATCCGTGACATCGTCCTGATCGAACGGCTCGATATCGAGTTTTCCCGCGGTCTGGCCGTGCTGACCGGGGAGACCGGCGCCGGCAAATCCATCCTTCTCGATGCCTTCGCGCTGGCGCTTGGCGGTCGTGGCGATGCCAATCTGGTGCGCCATGGCGTCGAGCAGGGCCAGGTCACCGCCACCTTCGACATCGCCAAGGGCCACCCGGCCGCGGTGATTCTCGCCGCCAACGGGTTTGAAGACACCGGCGAAATGATTCTGCGCCGTGTGCAATTGGCCGACGGCCGCACCCGCGCTTTCATCAACGACCAGGCCATATCGGTGCAGACCCTGAAAGCGGTCGGCGCCGCTCTGGTGGAAATCCACGGCCAGCACGACGAGCGCGCTTTGGTGGACGCCGCCACCCATCGCCGGCTGCTCGATGCCTTTGCCGGGCTGGAAAAGGACGTGGCGGCGCTGGAGACCCTGTGGGACGCCCGCAAGGCCGCGCTGTCGGTGCTCGACGAGCACCGCGCCAACATGGAGCGCGCCGCCCGCGACGCCGATTATCTGCGCCACTCCGCCGACGAGCTGAAGAAGCTGGCGCCCAAGGAGGGCGAGGAGACCGCTTTGGCCGAGCGCCGCACCGGCATGATGCAGGGCGAGAAGGTCTCTGCCGACCTGCGCGAGGCGCAGGACGCTGTCTCCGGCCATCATTCGCCGGTGGCCACTTTGGCCGCCGCGGTGCGCCGCCTGGAGCGCCGCGCCGGCAGTGCGCCGGATCTGGTGGAGCCCGCGGTCAAGGCTATCGACATCGCCATCAACGCGCTGGAAGAGGCCGACCAGCACCTCACGGCTGCGCTGATCAAGGCCGATTTCGATCCCGCCGAACTGGAGCGAATCGAGGAGCGGCTGTTCGCGCTGCGCGCTGCCTCGCGAAAATTCTCCACCCCGGTGGACAACCTCGCGGCGCTGGCCAAACAGTATTCGGCCGATGTCGCATCCATCGATGCCGGCGCCGGCCGGCTGCAGGCGCTGGAACGCGCCGCCGCCGAGGCCGATGGCCGCTATGCCGCGGCGGCTTCCAAGCTGTCGATGGCGCGCACCAAGTCTGCCGAAAAGCTCAACAAGGCCGTCATCGCCGAGTTGGCGCCGCTCAAGCTCGAGCGCGCCAAGTTCATGACGCAGGTCGAATCGGACGCCAAAAGCCCGGGTCCGCAAGGCATCGACCGCGTCGAGTTCTGGGTGCAGACCAATCCCGGCACCCGCGCCGGTCCGCTGATGAAGGTCGCCTCCGGCGGCGAGCTGTCGCGCTTCCTGCTGGCCCTGAAGGTGGTGCTGTCCGATCGCGGCTCGGCGCCCACTCTGGTGTTCGACGAGATCGACACCGGCGTCGGTGGCGCCGTGGCCGACGCCATCGGCGCGCGGCTGGCGCGGCTCGCCGGCAAGGTCCAGGTGATGGCCGTCACCCACGCCCCGCAGGTCGCCGCCCGCGCCGACCAGCATCTGCTGATCTCCAAGGACGCCCTCGACCGCGGCAAACGCGTCGCCACCCGCGTCAACACGCTGGCCGCCGATCCGCGCCGCGAGGAAATCGCAAGGATGCTGGCGGGTGCGGAGATCACGGCAGAGGCCCGAGCCGCGGCGGACCGGCTGCTCAAGGGCGCGGCTTAG
- the metF gene encoding methylenetetrahydrofolate reductase [NAD(P)H]: MSETTQPAKLPAISFEFFPPKTEEMERSLWETITRLAPLNPNFVSVTYGAGGSTRERTHSTITRILNETALIPAAHLTCVNASKADIDDVVAQYHAVGVRHIVALRGDPTTGIGTPYVAHPAGYQTSADLVASIKKRYPDIDVTVSAYPEKHPESLDFDADIDVLKAKVDAGATRAITQVFFDNDLYFRYLDRVRARGIDIPILPGIMPMHNFKQARNFVTRAGTTVPAWLDEKFDGLDDDAETRKLVAATVVADQVRKLAKNGVTDFHFYTMNRADLVFAISHLLGFRPNGAQKAA, from the coding sequence ATGAGCGAGACGACGCAGCCGGCGAAACTGCCCGCCATCTCCTTCGAGTTCTTCCCGCCGAAGACCGAAGAGATGGAGCGCAGCCTGTGGGAAACCATCACGCGCCTCGCGCCGCTCAACCCGAACTTCGTGTCCGTGACCTATGGGGCCGGCGGCTCGACCCGCGAGCGCACCCATTCCACCATCACCCGCATCCTCAACGAGACCGCGCTGATCCCGGCCGCGCATCTCACCTGCGTCAACGCCTCGAAGGCGGATATCGATGACGTGGTCGCGCAATATCACGCGGTGGGCGTCCGCCACATCGTGGCGCTGCGCGGCGATCCGACCACGGGCATCGGAACGCCCTATGTCGCTCATCCCGCCGGCTACCAGACCTCCGCCGACCTCGTCGCCTCCATCAAGAAGCGCTATCCCGACATCGACGTCACCGTGTCGGCCTATCCCGAGAAGCATCCGGAGAGCCTGGATTTCGACGCCGACATCGATGTGCTGAAGGCCAAGGTCGATGCCGGCGCCACCCGCGCCATCACCCAGGTGTTCTTCGACAACGACCTGTACTTCCGCTACCTCGACCGCGTGCGCGCCCGCGGCATCGATATTCCGATCCTGCCGGGCATCATGCCGATGCACAATTTCAAGCAGGCGCGCAATTTCGTCACCCGCGCCGGCACCACCGTGCCGGCCTGGCTCGATGAAAAGTTCGACGGCCTCGACGACGACGCCGAGACCCGCAAGCTGGTCGCCGCGACCGTCGTCGCCGACCAGGTCCGGAAGCTCGCCAAGAACGGCGTCACCGACTTCCATTTCTACACCATGAACCGCGCCGACCTCGTTTTCGCCATCAGCCATTTGCTCGGCTTCCGGCCGAACGGCGCGCAGAAAGCAGCCTGA
- a CDS encoding YciI family protein, with the protein MLYAILAYHVEDVVTSWTPEEDAAVMADLSKAHDQLNRDGRLGPAARLGATKAAFTLRGPGAGVVIDGPFAETKEQLLGFYVVDCASREAAIKAARDLRKANPTAVYEVRPVALYLPGMSVADDVKTA; encoded by the coding sequence ATGCTTTACGCAATTCTGGCCTATCACGTCGAAGACGTGGTGACCTCCTGGACACCGGAGGAAGATGCCGCTGTCATGGCGGACCTCAGCAAGGCTCATGATCAGCTGAACCGCGACGGCCGGCTTGGGCCGGCAGCGCGGCTGGGGGCGACCAAGGCGGCATTCACGCTGCGCGGTCCCGGTGCCGGCGTGGTCATCGACGGTCCGTTTGCGGAAACCAAGGAACAGCTGCTTGGCTTCTATGTCGTCGATTGTGCGTCGCGCGAGGCGGCGATCAAGGCGGCGCGGGATTTGCGCAAGGCCAATCCGACCGCGGTCTACGAAGTCCGGCCGGTCGCGCTCTACCTTCCCGGCATGTCCGTTGCGGACGACGTCAAGACGGCATGA
- the metH gene encoding methionine synthase has protein sequence MTVPVSIKRTELLKAAAERILVLDGAMGTMIQGLQFDEAAFRGERYKDFHRDLRGNNDLLILTQPQAIEDIHAQYLRAGADIVATNTFSSTSIAQADYDLADIAYEMSRDGARLARNAANKVSAEDGRPRFVAGAIGPTNRTASISPDVSSPGYRAVTFDDLRIAYSEQINGLIDGGADLLLLETIFDTLNAKAALYAIAEICEARGIDMPVMISGTITDKSGRLLSGQLPEAFWNSVRHAKPITIGFNCALGAEDLRAHIADIGRVADTLVCAYPNAGLPNEFGQYDESPDYMARLIGEFAQSGLVNIVGGCCGTTPDHIAAIAKAVAPHKPRVVPVIEPRLRLSGLEPFELTPAIPFVNVGERTNVTGSAKFRKLVTAGDYTAALQVARDQVENGAQIIDVNMDEGLLDSEQAMITFLNLVAAEPDIARVPVMVDSSKFNVIEAGLKCVQGKPVVNSISMKEGEAKFIHEAKIARRHGAAVVVMAFDEVGQADTFARKTEICKRAYDILVGQLDFPPEDIIFDPNIFAIATGLEEHNNYGVDFIEATRWIRQNLPHAHISGGVSNLSFSFRGNEPVREAMHSVFLYHAIKAGMDMGIVNAGQMIVYDDIDPELRQVCEDVILNRDPGASERLLELAEKFRGQGKEVKEKDLAWREWPVEKRLSHALVHGITEYIDEDTEAARLTVARPLHVIEGPLMAGMNIVGDLFGDGKMFLPQVVKSARVMKQAVAWLMPFMEQEKADNLAAGIEGDGRKNAGKIVLATVKGDVHDIGKNIVGIVLQCNNFEVIDLGVMVPASKIIETAKAENADIIGLSGLITPSLDEMSFLAGELERQGLKVPLLIGGATTSRVHTAVKIDPNYKGGPVVHVNDASRAVGVASALMSADRRDAYAAEIRADYAKISAAHFRAQADKKRLKLADARANAVVIDFAKTPPKKPTFFGTKTFSDYSLKELADYIDWTPFFQTWELSGRYPAILTDKVVGEVAASLFADAQKMLKQIVDEKWFTAKATVGFWPANADGDDIRVYADESRSTPIATFHTLRQQLEKREGRFNSALSDFIAPAASGIPDYIGAFVVTAGIGEDVIADKFKNANDDYSSILCKALADRLAEAFAERMHQRVRREFWATDPDEALSPDDLILEKYKGIRPAPGYPAQPDHTEKTTLFRLLDAENTAGVTLTESFAMWPGSSVSGLYFGHPESAYFGVGKIERDQVEDYATRKGWSVAEAERWLAPVLNYIPTRDQSDQDRRVKEATALPAATPAPANDAAREMASHPPGCNCAVHMKYRAKAVGAK, from the coding sequence ATGACCGTTCCCGTCTCGATCAAGCGTACCGAACTTCTGAAGGCCGCCGCCGAACGCATTCTCGTGCTCGACGGCGCCATGGGCACCATGATCCAGGGCCTGCAGTTTGACGAGGCGGCATTCCGTGGCGAGCGCTACAAGGATTTTCACCGCGACCTGCGCGGCAATAACGACCTGCTCATCCTGACCCAGCCGCAGGCGATCGAGGATATCCACGCGCAATATCTGCGCGCCGGTGCCGACATCGTCGCCACCAACACCTTTTCCTCGACCTCCATCGCGCAGGCCGATTACGACCTCGCCGACATCGCCTATGAGATGAGCCGCGACGGCGCCCGCCTGGCCCGCAATGCGGCCAACAAGGTTTCCGCCGAAGACGGCCGCCCGCGCTTCGTCGCCGGCGCCATCGGCCCGACCAACCGCACCGCATCGATCTCGCCGGACGTCTCCTCGCCCGGCTACCGCGCCGTGACCTTCGACGACCTGCGCATCGCCTATAGCGAGCAGATCAACGGTCTGATCGACGGCGGCGCCGACCTGCTGCTGCTGGAAACCATCTTCGACACGCTGAATGCCAAGGCGGCGCTCTATGCCATCGCGGAAATCTGCGAGGCCCGCGGCATCGACATGCCCGTCATGATCTCCGGCACCATCACCGACAAGTCCGGCCGCCTGTTGTCCGGCCAGTTGCCCGAGGCGTTCTGGAATTCGGTGCGCCACGCCAAGCCGATCACCATCGGCTTCAACTGCGCGCTCGGCGCCGAGGATCTGCGCGCCCATATCGCCGATATCGGCCGCGTCGCCGACACGCTGGTCTGCGCCTATCCCAATGCCGGCCTGCCCAACGAGTTCGGCCAGTACGACGAGAGCCCGGACTACATGGCGCGGCTGATCGGCGAATTCGCGCAATCCGGCCTGGTCAACATCGTCGGCGGCTGCTGCGGCACCACGCCGGACCATATCGCGGCCATCGCCAAGGCGGTCGCCCCGCACAAGCCGCGCGTTGTGCCGGTGATCGAGCCGCGGCTGCGGCTCTCCGGCCTCGAGCCGTTCGAACTGACACCAGCCATCCCGTTCGTCAACGTCGGCGAGCGCACCAACGTCACGGGCTCGGCGAAATTCCGCAAGCTGGTCACCGCCGGCGACTATACCGCCGCCTTGCAGGTCGCGCGCGACCAGGTCGAGAACGGCGCGCAGATCATCGACGTCAACATGGACGAAGGCCTGCTCGATTCTGAGCAGGCGATGATCACCTTCCTCAACCTCGTCGCCGCGGAACCGGACATCGCCCGCGTGCCCGTTATGGTCGACTCGTCCAAATTCAACGTGATCGAAGCCGGCCTGAAATGCGTTCAGGGCAAGCCGGTGGTGAACTCGATCTCGATGAAGGAAGGCGAAGCCAAGTTCATCCACGAGGCCAAGATCGCGCGCCGCCATGGCGCCGCCGTGGTGGTGATGGCGTTCGACGAGGTCGGCCAGGCCGATACGTTTGCGCGCAAGACCGAGATCTGCAAACGCGCCTACGATATCCTGGTCGGGCAGCTCGACTTCCCGCCGGAAGACATCATCTTCGATCCCAACATCTTCGCCATCGCCACCGGTCTCGAGGAACACAACAATTACGGCGTCGACTTCATCGAGGCGACGCGCTGGATCCGCCAGAACCTGCCGCACGCCCATATTTCCGGTGGCGTCTCGAATCTCTCGTTCTCGTTCCGCGGCAACGAGCCGGTGCGCGAGGCGATGCATTCGGTGTTCCTGTATCATGCCATCAAGGCCGGCATGGACATGGGCATCGTCAATGCCGGGCAGATGATCGTCTATGACGATATCGACCCCGAGCTGCGCCAGGTCTGCGAAGACGTCATCCTCAATCGCGATCCCGGCGCCTCCGAGCGCCTGCTCGAACTGGCGGAAAAATTCCGCGGCCAGGGCAAGGAGGTCAAGGAGAAGGATCTCGCCTGGCGCGAATGGCCGGTGGAGAAGCGGCTCAGCCACGCGCTGGTGCACGGCATCACCGAATATATCGACGAGGACACCGAGGCGGCACGCCTCACCGTGGCGCGTCCGCTGCATGTCATCGAGGGCCCGCTGATGGCCGGCATGAACATCGTCGGCGACCTCTTTGGCGACGGCAAGATGTTCCTGCCGCAGGTGGTGAAGTCCGCCCGCGTCATGAAGCAGGCGGTGGCCTGGCTGATGCCGTTCATGGAGCAGGAAAAGGCCGACAATCTGGCCGCCGGCATCGAAGGCGATGGCCGCAAGAACGCCGGCAAGATCGTGCTCGCCACGGTCAAGGGCGACGTCCACGACATCGGCAAGAACATTGTGGGCATCGTGCTCCAGTGCAACAACTTCGAGGTGATCGATCTCGGCGTCATGGTGCCGGCCTCAAAAATCATCGAGACGGCCAAGGCCGAAAACGCCGACATCATCGGCCTGTCAGGCCTGATCACGCCGTCGCTCGACGAAATGAGCTTCCTCGCCGGCGAGCTGGAGCGGCAGGGCCTCAAGGTGCCGTTGCTGATCGGCGGCGCCACCACCAGCCGCGTGCACACGGCTGTCAAGATCGACCCGAACTACAAGGGCGGGCCGGTCGTCCATGTCAACGACGCCAGCCGCGCCGTCGGCGTCGCCTCCGCGCTGATGTCCGCGGATCGCCGCGACGCCTATGCGGCGGAAATCCGCGCCGACTATGCCAAGATCTCCGCGGCGCATTTCCGCGCCCAGGCCGACAAGAAGCGGCTGAAACTGGCCGACGCCCGTGCCAATGCCGTGGTCATCGACTTCGCCAAAACGCCGCCGAAAAAGCCGACCTTTTTCGGCACCAAGACCTTCAGCGACTATTCGCTGAAGGAGCTGGCGGATTACATCGACTGGACGCCGTTCTTCCAGACCTGGGAATTGTCCGGGCGCTATCCGGCCATTCTCACCGACAAGGTGGTCGGCGAGGTCGCCGCCTCGCTGTTCGCCGATGCGCAGAAAATGCTGAAGCAGATCGTCGACGAGAAGTGGTTCACCGCCAAGGCGACCGTCGGCTTCTGGCCGGCCAATGCCGACGGCGACGACATCCGCGTCTATGCCGACGAGAGCCGCAGCACGCCGATCGCCACCTTCCATACGCTGCGCCAGCAGCTGGAGAAACGCGAAGGCCGCTTCAATTCCGCGCTGTCGGACTTCATCGCGCCGGCCGCCTCCGGCATTCCCGACTATATCGGCGCCTTCGTGGTCACCGCGGGGATCGGTGAGGATGTCATTGCCGACAAGTTCAAGAACGCCAACGACGACTACTCGTCGATCCTGTGCAAGGCGCTGGCTGACCGTCTCGCCGAGGCTTTCGCCGAGCGCATGCACCAGCGCGTGCGCCGCGAATTCTGGGCCACCGATCCCGACGAGGCGCTGTCGCCCGACGACCTGATCCTGGAGAAATACAAAGGCATCCGCCCGGCGCCGGGCTATCCGGCGCAGCCCGACCACACCGAGAAGACGACTTTGTTCCGGCTGCTCGACGCCGAGAACACCGCCGGCGTGACCTTGACCGAGAGCTTTGCCATGTGGCCGGGCTCGTCGGTGTCCGGCCTGTATTTCGGCCATCCCGAGAGCGCCTATTTCGGCGTCGGCAAGATCGAACGCGACCAGGTCGAGGATTACGCCACGCGAAAAGGCTGGAGCGTAGCCGAGGCCGAGCGCTGGCTGGCGCCGGTGCTGAACTATATCCCGACGCGGGACCAGTCCGATCAGGACCGCCGCGTTAAGGAGGCCACCGCCCTGCCTGCCGCCACGCCGGCGCCGGCCAACGACGCGGCCCGGGAAATGGCCTCGCATCCGCCCGGCTGCAACTGCGCCGTGCACATGAAATATCGCGCCAAGGCGGTCGGCGCGAAGTAG
- a CDS encoding outer membrane protein assembly factor BamD, whose protein sequence is MSAQRITRGLRKFSAFHGQRLRLASLLVMAVPLSGCGTGAIWDKFSTKDDTYTEEPADKLYNEGLYLMNQSKDPKAAAKKFEEVDRQHPYSEWARKSLLMSAYAAYESADYDTCIGSATRYVTLHPGSADAAYAQYLIAASHYDQIPDISRDQGRTEKAMAALEEVIRKYPTSEYATSAKKKLEGARDQLAGKEMEIGRYNLEKRNYTGAINRFKTVVTQYQTTRHVEEALMRLTEAYMAIGIVGEAQTAAAVLGHNFPDSRWYKDAYNLVKSGGLEPSENKGSYLSKAFKRFGLG, encoded by the coding sequence ATGTCGGCACAGCGTATCACGCGCGGACTGCGCAAGTTCTCAGCCTTCCACGGTCAGCGGCTCCGGCTGGCGTCGCTGCTGGTGATGGCTGTTCCGCTGAGCGGCTGCGGCACCGGTGCGATCTGGGACAAGTTCAGCACCAAGGACGACACCTACACCGAGGAGCCGGCCGACAAGCTCTACAATGAGGGCCTGTACCTCATGAACCAGAGCAAGGACCCGAAGGCCGCGGCGAAGAAGTTCGAGGAAGTCGACCGCCAGCATCCCTATTCGGAATGGGCCCGCAAGTCGCTGCTGATGTCGGCCTATGCGGCCTACGAATCGGCCGACTACGACACCTGTATCGGTTCGGCGACGCGCTACGTCACGCTGCATCCCGGCAGCGCCGATGCCGCCTATGCGCAGTACCTGATCGCCGCCTCGCACTACGACCAGATTCCGGACATCTCGCGCGACCAGGGCCGCACCGAGAAGGCGATGGCGGCACTTGAGGAAGTGATCCGCAAGTACCCCACCTCGGAATATGCCACCTCTGCCAAGAAGAAGCTGGAAGGCGCCCGTGACCAGCTGGCCGGCAAGGAAATGGAAATCGGCCGTTACAACCTGGAAAAGCGCAACTACACCGGCGCCATCAACCGCTTCAAGACCGTCGTGACCCAGTACCAGACCACCCGGCATGTCGAGGAAGCCCTGATGCGGCTGACCGAGGCCTATATGGCCATCGGCATTGTCGGCGAGGCGCAGACCGCCGCCGCAGTGCTCGGCCACAATTTTCCTGACAGCAGATGGTACAAAGACGCTTATAATCTTGTAAAGTCGGGCGGACTCGAACCGAGCGAGAACAAGGGCTCTTACCTCAGTAAGGCCTTCAAGCGATTTGGCCTCGGCTAG